The following proteins are encoded in a genomic region of Anabas testudineus chromosome 13, fAnaTes1.2, whole genome shotgun sequence:
- the LOC113174840 gene encoding histone H3.3A, with protein MARTKQTARKSTGGKAPRKQLATKAARKSAPSTGGVKKPHRYRPGTVALREIRRYQKSTELLIRKLPFQRLVREIAQDFKTDLRFQSAAIGALQEASEAYLVGLFEDTNLCAIHAKRVTIMPKDIQLARRIRGERA; from the exons ATGGCCCGTACCAAGCAGACTGCCCGTAAGTCCACTGGAGGCAAAGCTCCACGTAAGCAGCTGGCAACAAAGGCTGCTCGTAAGAGTGCCCCATCCACTGGTGGTGTGAAGAAGCCCCATCGCTACAG GCCCGGTACTGTGGCTCTGCGTGAGATCCGTCGTTACCAGAAGTCCACTGAGCTACTGATCCGCAAGCTGCCCTTCCAGCGTCTGGTGAGAGAAATCGCCCAGGACTTCAAGACTGATCTGCGTTTCCAGAGTGCAGCCATTGGAGCTCTGCAG GAGGCCAGCGAAGCCTACCTGGTGGGTCTGTTTGAGGACACAAACCTGTGCGCCATCCACGCCAAACGTGTCACCATCATGCCCAAAGACATCCAGTTGGCACGTCGTATCCGTGGGGAGCGTGCTTAA